From the genome of Streptomyces sp. NBC_01260, one region includes:
- a CDS encoding dipeptide ABC transporter ATP-binding protein — MTRTTTLSRTGLPDGAVTPVLSVRDLRISFPSEAGTVEAVRGVGFDLLPGRTLGIVGESGSGKSATAMGIMGLLPPSADLRGQVLLGGRELIGLGDKALSEVRGKAIGMVFQDPLSALTPIFSVGRLLSDTLRIHQDLTKRAAWEQAVELLDLVGIPDPRNRARSFPHEFSGGMRQRVVIAMAIANKPSVLVADEPTTALDVTVQAQILDVLRLAQEETGAGLVLITHDLGVVAGYADDIAVMYAGRFVERAGVDELFRRPTMPYTARLLAAVPTVDSGVHRPLVPIGGEPPALVGLPTGCPFADRCALVLDACRTDEPELREIAGHGDVACLRADETVDGSLDPAGDVDRAGAVAPVDGAAPRTEPGEVVLRVEDLVKTFPVTKGAVLKRRVGTLHAVSGVSFELRAGETLGLVGESGSGKTTTLMEILRLRRPEGGRIEIAGTDVGAAGSTARVRELRRDVQIVMQDPLDALDPRLPVHQLLAEPLQAIGRDRESIRSRIGELLTLVGLDAAVSDRFPAALSGGQRQRVGIARALATEPRLLVLDEPLSALDVSVQAGVINLLARLKRELALAYLVVAHDLAVVRYISDRVAVMYLGHIVETGDTETIFSDPRHPYTRALLSAIPVPDPQRERTRERVVLEGEQPSAVRVPTGCVFVDRCPLYRLAGEDVRRRCRTERPAPTEVAGQPGHQYACHAA, encoded by the coding sequence ATGACACGCACCACAACGCTGTCCAGAACCGGGCTGCCCGACGGCGCCGTCACACCGGTGCTCTCGGTGCGGGACCTGCGGATCTCCTTCCCCTCGGAGGCCGGAACCGTCGAGGCGGTGCGCGGCGTCGGCTTCGACCTGCTGCCGGGCCGGACCCTCGGCATCGTCGGCGAGTCCGGCTCGGGCAAGTCGGCCACCGCCATGGGCATCATGGGGCTGCTGCCGCCCTCCGCCGACCTGCGGGGGCAGGTGCTGCTCGGCGGCCGAGAGCTGATCGGCCTCGGGGACAAGGCGCTCTCCGAAGTACGGGGCAAGGCCATCGGCATGGTCTTCCAGGACCCGCTGTCCGCGCTCACCCCGATCTTCTCCGTGGGCAGACTGCTCTCCGACACCCTGCGCATCCATCAGGACCTGACGAAGCGGGCGGCCTGGGAGCAGGCCGTCGAACTGCTCGACCTCGTCGGCATCCCCGATCCCCGCAACCGGGCCCGCTCCTTCCCGCACGAGTTCTCCGGCGGTATGCGCCAGCGCGTCGTCATCGCCATGGCGATCGCCAACAAGCCCTCCGTGCTCGTCGCCGACGAACCCACCACCGCCCTCGACGTCACCGTGCAGGCCCAGATCCTCGACGTCCTGCGACTGGCGCAGGAGGAGACCGGAGCGGGCCTCGTCCTCATCACGCACGACCTCGGGGTCGTCGCCGGCTACGCGGACGACATCGCCGTCATGTACGCGGGCCGGTTCGTGGAGCGGGCCGGTGTGGACGAGCTGTTCCGGCGGCCGACGATGCCGTACACCGCGAGGCTGCTCGCCGCCGTGCCCACCGTGGACAGCGGGGTCCACCGGCCCTTGGTCCCGATCGGCGGGGAACCGCCCGCCCTGGTGGGCCTTCCGACCGGCTGCCCCTTCGCGGACCGCTGCGCCCTGGTGCTGGACGCGTGCCGCACCGACGAACCCGAGCTGCGCGAGATCGCCGGGCACGGGGACGTGGCCTGTCTGCGCGCCGACGAGACCGTCGACGGATCGCTGGACCCGGCGGGGGACGTGGACCGGGCCGGAGCCGTCGCCCCGGTGGACGGGGCGGCGCCCCGCACCGAGCCCGGTGAGGTGGTGCTCCGGGTCGAGGACCTCGTCAAGACCTTCCCGGTCACCAAGGGGGCCGTCCTCAAACGCCGGGTCGGCACGCTGCACGCCGTCAGCGGGGTGAGCTTCGAGCTGCGGGCCGGGGAGACCCTGGGCCTGGTGGGCGAGTCGGGCAGCGGCAAGACCACGACCCTGATGGAGATCCTCCGGCTCAGGCGGCCCGAGGGCGGCCGGATCGAGATCGCCGGCACCGACGTCGGTGCGGCGGGCTCCACCGCACGGGTACGGGAGTTGCGCCGGGACGTACAGATCGTCATGCAGGACCCCCTGGACGCCCTGGACCCGCGGCTGCCCGTCCACCAGCTGCTCGCCGAACCCCTCCAGGCCATCGGGCGGGACCGCGAGTCGATCCGCTCCCGCATCGGTGAGCTGCTCACGCTGGTCGGTCTGGACGCCGCGGTGAGCGACCGGTTCCCGGCCGCGCTCTCCGGCGGTCAGCGCCAGCGGGTCGGCATCGCCCGTGCCCTGGCGACGGAACCGAGACTGCTCGTCCTGGACGAGCCGCTCTCGGCCCTGGACGTGTCGGTGCAGGCGGGGGTGATCAACCTGCTGGCCCGGCTCAAGCGCGAACTGGCCCTGGCCTACCTGGTGGTGGCCCACGACCTAGCGGTCGTCCGGTACATCTCCGACCGGGTCGCGGTGATGTACCTGGGGCACATCGTCGAGACCGGGGACACCGAGACGATCTTCTCCGACCCGAGGCACCCGTACACCCGGGCGCTGCTGTCGGCGATCCCGGTGCCGGACCCGCAGCGGGAGCGCACCCGTGAACGCGTAGTGCTGGAGGGCGAGCAGCCGAGCGCCGTCCGGGTGCCGACGGGCTGCGTCTTCGTGGACCGCTGTCCGCTCTACCGCCTCGCCGGCGAGGACGTACGGCGGCGCTGTCGTACGGAACGTCCCGCGCCGACCGAGGTGGCAGGGCAGCCCGGCCACCAGTACGCCTGTCACGCGGCCTGA
- a CDS encoding arsenate reductase ArsC: protein MSESKPSVLFVCVHNAGRSQMAAAFLTHLAPGRVEVRSAGSDPAAAVNPAAVAAMAELGIDMSAETPKVLTADAVRASDVVITMGCGDTCPVFPGKTYRDWKLDDPAGQGVETIRPVRDEIERRIRGLLAELGVETVRHPSDRPTRGGSGPVDPADRHRE from the coding sequence GTGTCTGAGTCCAAGCCGTCGGTGCTGTTCGTCTGCGTCCACAACGCCGGCCGCTCACAGATGGCGGCCGCCTTCCTCACCCACCTCGCGCCGGGCCGGGTCGAGGTCCGCTCCGCCGGGTCCGATCCGGCCGCCGCCGTGAACCCGGCCGCGGTCGCCGCGATGGCGGAGCTCGGCATCGACATGTCCGCCGAGACGCCGAAGGTCCTGACCGCCGACGCCGTGCGGGCGTCCGACGTGGTGATCACCATGGGCTGCGGCGACACCTGCCCCGTCTTCCCCGGCAAGACCTACCGCGACTGGAAACTCGACGACCCGGCCGGACAGGGCGTCGAGACGATCCGCCCGGTCCGGGACGAGATCGAGCGGCGCATCCGCGGACTGCTCGCCGAACTCGGCGTGGAGACCGTACGCCACCCGTCCGACCGGCCAACCCGCGGCGGTTCCGGTCCAGTTGACCCGGCCGACCGTCACCGCGAGTGA
- a CDS encoding MarR family transcriptional regulator, which produces MSEAPTALPQRPSTAVPEISQVLELLEIAWERGRGTLSTAPLSAAQTRVLYIIEREPGINLGTLGSHLSAAAPSVTRLCDRLQAAGFLRRTPRPQDRREIQLELTDAGAAHLRDIRNRRGQALHQAMDRMTPDARNALAIGLSALCDAVTEPSQPPGHQQTA; this is translated from the coding sequence ATGAGCGAGGCCCCCACAGCCCTTCCCCAGCGGCCCTCCACTGCCGTGCCCGAGATCAGCCAGGTCCTGGAGCTCCTCGAAATCGCCTGGGAACGCGGCCGCGGCACGCTCAGCACCGCACCCCTCTCCGCCGCCCAGACGCGCGTGCTGTACATCATCGAACGCGAACCCGGCATCAATCTGGGCACCCTGGGCAGCCACCTCTCAGCAGCCGCTCCATCCGTCACCCGACTCTGCGACCGTCTCCAGGCAGCCGGGTTCCTGCGCAGAACCCCCCGGCCCCAGGACCGCCGCGAAATACAGCTGGAACTCACCGACGCCGGCGCCGCACACCTGCGCGACATCAGGAACCGCCGAGGACAAGCTCTGCACCAGGCCATGGACCGCATGACCCCGGACGCGCGAAACGCACTCGCCATCGGACTCAGTGCACTGTGCGACGCGGTCACGGAGCCCTCCCAGCCCCCCGGTCACCAGCAGACCGCCTGA
- a CDS encoding MFS transporter — protein sequence MNSGGAPIAGSQVHLLVLGNLDPPPLGEVGHHPQQQPHTERGQMLAPQALRGRARGHEQTGPAALALLTEVFPAGPARNRAFSVYAAVGAASFSGGVLLGGVLTQFLGWRSVLWFSVVVGLAVLAVTRAGLPHGVGRGGRLDLPGAISGTLGLTLLVVGASSNGAVAWSALCAAVALLALFVVREHRTADPLLPLGLFRVPSVRAASLAAFLQYMGSVGMLFFAPLYLQGMLNYSPLESGLALVPMSLAVFLTANYATGRLLARHTPRALMAVGLVLIGGGTALWMSTPHHGSYALHVLPGLVISGIGQGLNFPSMTSAALTGVPPERHAVAGAVNVVAQQIGASVGVAVMVLVAATSEDQLVGYHLAYLAAGFACALGAAFVRRAPAPVAELPRLSPAACSFVRDR from the coding sequence TTGAACAGCGGCGGCGCGCCTATCGCGGGCTCCCAGGTCCACCTTCTCGTCCTGGGGAACCTCGATCCGCCGCCCCTCGGCGAGGTCGGACACCACCCGCAGCAGCAACCGCACACCGAGCGGGGCCAGATGCTCGCGCCACAGGCTCTGCGCGGTCGAGCCCGGGGGCACGAACAGACGGGTCCGGCCGCACTGGCGTTGCTGACCGAGGTGTTTCCGGCCGGTCCGGCGCGTAACCGCGCCTTCAGCGTGTACGCCGCGGTCGGCGCCGCGAGCTTCAGCGGCGGGGTGCTGCTGGGCGGTGTACTCACCCAGTTCCTGGGCTGGCGTTCGGTGCTGTGGTTCTCGGTGGTGGTGGGGCTGGCCGTGCTGGCCGTGACGCGTGCCGGTCTGCCCCACGGTGTCGGACGCGGCGGCCGGCTGGATCTGCCCGGTGCGATATCGGGCACGCTGGGCCTCACCCTGCTGGTCGTCGGCGCGAGCAGTAACGGCGCGGTGGCATGGAGCGCACTCTGCGCCGCAGTGGCCCTTCTGGCGCTCTTCGTCGTGCGCGAACACCGCACCGCCGACCCGTTGCTTCCGCTCGGCCTCTTCCGGGTCCCGTCGGTACGGGCCGCGAGCCTGGCGGCGTTCCTCCAGTACATGGGCTCGGTCGGGATGCTGTTCTTCGCACCCCTGTATCTCCAGGGGATGCTGAACTACTCTCCGCTCGAGTCCGGTCTTGCGCTGGTCCCGATGTCGTTGGCCGTGTTCCTCACCGCCAACTACGCCACCGGCCGCCTGCTGGCCAGGCACACGCCGCGCGCGCTGATGGCCGTCGGGCTCGTCCTGATCGGCGGAGGAACAGCGCTGTGGATGAGCACACCGCATCACGGCAGCTATGCGCTGCACGTGCTGCCCGGCCTGGTCATCAGCGGTATCGGCCAGGGGCTGAACTTCCCCTCGATGACCTCCGCCGCGCTCACCGGCGTTCCGCCGGAACGGCACGCGGTCGCCGGCGCGGTGAACGTCGTGGCACAGCAGATCGGCGCCAGCGTCGGGGTGGCGGTCATGGTCCTGGTCGCAGCGACCAGCGAGGACCAGCTCGTCGGCTACCACCTCGCCTACCTCGCGGCCGGCTTCGCCTGTGCGCTCGGGGCGGCCTTCGTCCGTCGCGCCCCCGCGCCTGTCGCGGAACTCCCGCGTTTGTCGCCGGCCGCCTGCAGCTTTGTCCGCGATCGGTAA
- a CDS encoding DUF998 domain-containing protein, with protein MTQTLNTRQSAASSITASPSASRRLLAGAVVAGPLFLGAGIVQGFAREGFDFTRNAISQLALGDLGWIQTVNFVVTSALLLIGSIGLRRVLRREPGGTWGPVLIAVFGASFLVAAVFQADAGGGFPVGSPDVGTMSAHGAGHMAGGGIGYLALSAAFLVLARPLAARGHRGWALASRIAPVVVLTGFMASAASVLVFTLGAGSGLCWLAAVAVRLLTGASPERG; from the coding sequence ATGACTCAGACACTCAACACCCGTCAGTCCGCCGCCAGTTCGATAACCGCTTCCCCGTCGGCCTCCCGACGGCTGTTGGCCGGCGCGGTGGTCGCGGGCCCGCTGTTCCTCGGGGCGGGTATCGTCCAGGGCTTCGCACGGGAGGGCTTCGACTTCACCCGCAACGCGATCAGCCAGCTCGCCCTCGGCGACCTGGGCTGGATCCAGACCGTGAACTTCGTGGTCACCAGCGCCCTGTTGCTCATCGGGTCGATCGGTCTGCGCCGCGTGCTGAGACGGGAACCGGGCGGGACCTGGGGGCCGGTCCTGATCGCCGTGTTCGGCGCCTCGTTCCTGGTCGCCGCGGTCTTCCAGGCCGATGCCGGAGGCGGCTTCCCCGTCGGTTCCCCCGATGTGGGCACGATGAGCGCGCACGGCGCGGGCCACATGGCCGGCGGGGGGATCGGCTACCTCGCGCTGTCCGCCGCGTTCCTCGTCCTGGCCCGTCCACTGGCGGCCCGGGGTCACCGCGGCTGGGCCCTGGCCTCCCGGATCGCACCGGTCGTCGTCCTCACCGGATTCATGGCCTCCGCGGCCTCGGTCCTGGTGTTCACCCTCGGAGCCGGCTCGGGACTCTGCTGGCTGGCGGCCGTCGCGGTCCGACTGCTCACCGGGGCTTCGCCGGAACGGGGCTAG
- a CDS encoding ArsI/CadI family heavy metal resistance metalloenzyme, translating into MSRAQLALNVADLEASVAFYSKLFGVEPAKRRPGYANFAITTPPLKLVLIEGEPGQETRLDHLGVEVDTTEEVSAATTRLKDAGLATFEENDTSCCYALQDKVWVHGPGKEPWEVYVVKADAGLMGTSPALDGDTCCSGQSGSAGPEASAPAAAGCACGS; encoded by the coding sequence ATGTCCCGTGCCCAGCTCGCGCTCAACGTCGCCGACCTCGAAGCCTCGGTGGCCTTCTACTCCAAGCTGTTCGGCGTCGAACCCGCCAAGCGGCGCCCCGGCTACGCGAACTTCGCGATCACCACCCCGCCGCTCAAGCTCGTCCTCATCGAGGGCGAGCCCGGCCAGGAAACCCGCCTGGACCACCTCGGCGTCGAGGTCGACACCACCGAGGAGGTCAGCGCCGCCACCACCCGCCTCAAGGACGCCGGGCTCGCCACCTTCGAGGAGAACGACACCTCCTGCTGCTACGCCCTCCAGGACAAGGTGTGGGTCCACGGCCCCGGCAAGGAGCCGTGGGAGGTCTACGTCGTCAAGGCCGACGCCGGACTGATGGGCACGAGCCCCGCCCTGGACGGCGACACCTGCTGCTCCGGACAGAGCGGGAGCGCCGGTCCCGAGGCGTCCGCGCCCGCCGCTGCGGGCTGCGCCTGCGGCAGCTGA
- a CDS encoding PadR family transcriptional regulator, which yields MEPGDSAKQARAAAQLRKGVLEYCVLALMRDRPRYGVELLHALEDSGALATSQGTVYPLLSRLRRDDLVTTTWQESASGPPRRYYALTDSGRAALDEFTRVWPGFRDAVDAFLTAPNSPTGDLG from the coding sequence ATGGAACCAGGTGATTCGGCCAAGCAGGCCCGGGCAGCCGCCCAACTGCGCAAGGGTGTCCTGGAGTACTGCGTACTCGCCCTGATGCGGGACCGGCCCCGCTACGGTGTGGAGCTCCTCCACGCCCTGGAGGACTCCGGCGCCCTGGCCACCAGCCAGGGCACGGTCTACCCGCTGCTCTCCCGGCTCCGCCGCGACGACCTGGTCACCACCACCTGGCAGGAATCCGCCTCCGGACCGCCCCGGCGCTACTACGCGCTCACCGACAGCGGCCGCGCCGCGCTCGACGAGTTCACCCGCGTCTGGCCCGGCTTCCGCGACGCCGTCGACGCGTTCCTGACCGCCCCGAACTCCCCCACCGGAGACCTGGGATGA
- a CDS encoding polysaccharide deacetylase family protein: MAKHKGRGWHSRLLAAALGVTAVAAATSVWTAQADTVGGRQPEARVSAPDAGSHDRAKVAEDIAHASDRGARGVNITIDDGPDPVWTPQVLQLLKDNGVKATFCMVGTQAQAHPDLVKAVVAAGHRLCNHTVSHDTAMDTKSEAYQSQQILDAERMITKASGGVRPQYYRAPGGAFTPYSRHLAASRGMRPLGWNVDTKDFERPGADTMVATVKSEISNGPTVLFHDAGGDRSQTLAALREILPWLKQQGYSYGFPVR, encoded by the coding sequence ATGGCAAAGCACAAGGGAAGGGGATGGCACAGCCGGCTTCTCGCGGCGGCGCTCGGGGTGACGGCGGTGGCCGCTGCCACGTCGGTGTGGACCGCACAGGCCGACACCGTCGGGGGACGGCAGCCGGAAGCGCGTGTCTCGGCGCCGGACGCCGGGTCCCATGACCGGGCCAAGGTGGCGGAAGACATCGCGCACGCCTCGGACCGGGGCGCCCGGGGCGTCAACATCACCATCGACGACGGACCGGACCCGGTCTGGACGCCGCAGGTGCTGCAACTGCTCAAGGACAACGGTGTGAAGGCCACGTTCTGCATGGTGGGCACGCAGGCCCAGGCGCACCCGGACCTGGTCAAGGCGGTCGTGGCCGCCGGGCACCGGCTGTGCAACCACACCGTCTCGCACGACACCGCCATGGACACCAAGTCCGAGGCCTACCAGTCCCAGCAGATCCTGGATGCCGAGCGCATGATCACCAAGGCGTCCGGAGGCGTCCGGCCGCAGTACTACCGGGCCCCGGGTGGCGCTTTCACCCCGTACAGCCGGCACCTCGCCGCGTCCCGGGGAATGCGGCCGCTGGGCTGGAACGTCGACACCAAGGACTTCGAGCGTCCCGGTGCGGACACCATGGTCGCCACCGTCAAGAGCGAGATCTCCAACGGGCCGACCGTCCTCTTCCACGACGCCGGAGGGGATCGCTCCCAGACCCTGGCCGCTCTGCGCGAGATCCTGCCCTGGCTGAAGCAGCAGGGGTACTCCTACGGTTTCCCCGTCCGCTGA
- a CDS encoding ArsR/SmtB family transcription factor: MSKQELVVLGQDGPACCPALLTAPLDEEQAGTLATVFKALGDPVRLRLLSMIASRAGGEVCVCDLTPAFELSQPTISHHLKLLKQAGLIDSERRGTWVYYRLLPEMTDRLAAILTRPAGAGS, translated from the coding sequence ATGTCGAAACAAGAGCTCGTGGTGCTCGGCCAGGACGGCCCCGCATGCTGCCCCGCCCTGCTGACCGCCCCGCTGGACGAGGAGCAGGCCGGGACGCTGGCGACGGTGTTCAAGGCGCTGGGCGACCCGGTCCGGCTGCGGCTGCTGTCGATGATCGCCTCCCGCGCGGGCGGGGAGGTCTGCGTCTGTGACCTCACTCCCGCCTTCGAGCTGTCCCAGCCGACGATCTCCCACCACCTCAAGCTGCTGAAGCAGGCCGGGCTCATCGACTCCGAGCGGCGCGGGACGTGGGTGTACTACCGGCTGCTGCCCGAGATGACCGACCGGCTGGCCGCGATCCTCACCCGCCCCGCCGGGGCCGGCTCGTGA
- a CDS encoding ABC transporter family substrate-binding protein produces the protein MRARLALPLALVAAVSVAATACQSSSGTDADGPDGKDAPKAASAAVDYNPQPYENIKDGGTYTTVGTFDDQGNPFNVNATLTASRVWGWYNAAAITYSPTGEVQYNPDYYSEVKIAVEGGDQKVTLTINPKAAFNDGTPIDWTAIKATWKANNGSDKDFAASSTDGYDQITSVERGENAKQAVISFKGVNASWSTLFTTFLHPKAATVDNFNKAYVKKAHPEWGAGPYTVAKWDTHSGNITFARNPKWWGKKGRLDKRVFVNLESTAGVNAFKNGQLDYTSAVDAESLKQIKGLKGTEIRSGGSPFEYALYFNTKSAVLSETAVRKAIAQSIDRAQIAKIQFQGLDYREPLPGSAVLYSFQKGYQDNVSAVLKHAPDEAGKALDAAGWKPGADGVRVKNGKKLDVGYTLLGDDPLGKATAGALAAMLKPVGVHLVIKKGDDADFSKVLSDRRFDLFLSGNRSMDPFGARYLCDFYCSDRDSNITGAGTPALDKEIRATTEIADLDQQSAAVNKVERKALRQYAFLPLFSGPSTYGVKKGLANVGATIFNTPLPETVGWQK, from the coding sequence ATGCGCGCAAGACTGGCTCTGCCCCTGGCCCTCGTCGCCGCCGTCTCTGTTGCAGCGACCGCGTGCCAGTCCTCCTCCGGGACGGACGCGGACGGTCCGGACGGGAAGGACGCCCCCAAGGCCGCGTCGGCCGCCGTCGACTACAACCCGCAGCCGTACGAGAACATCAAGGACGGCGGCACCTACACGACGGTCGGCACCTTCGACGACCAGGGCAACCCGTTCAACGTCAACGCGACGCTGACCGCGTCGCGGGTCTGGGGCTGGTACAACGCAGCCGCGATCACGTACTCGCCCACCGGTGAGGTGCAGTACAACCCGGACTACTACAGCGAGGTGAAGATCGCGGTCGAGGGCGGCGACCAGAAGGTCACCCTGACGATCAACCCGAAGGCCGCCTTCAACGACGGCACCCCGATCGACTGGACGGCGATCAAGGCCACCTGGAAGGCCAACAACGGTTCTGACAAGGACTTCGCCGCCTCCTCCACCGACGGCTACGACCAGATCACCTCGGTCGAGCGGGGCGAGAACGCCAAGCAGGCCGTCATCAGCTTCAAGGGCGTCAACGCCTCCTGGTCGACCCTCTTCACCACCTTCCTGCACCCGAAGGCCGCCACGGTCGACAACTTCAACAAGGCGTACGTCAAGAAGGCCCACCCGGAGTGGGGCGCGGGCCCGTACACCGTCGCCAAGTGGGACACCCACTCGGGCAACATCACCTTCGCCCGCAACCCGAAGTGGTGGGGCAAGAAGGGCAGGCTCGACAAGCGCGTCTTCGTCAACCTGGAGTCGACCGCGGGCGTCAACGCCTTCAAGAACGGCCAGCTCGACTACACCTCCGCCGTCGACGCGGAGAGCCTCAAGCAGATCAAGGGGCTCAAGGGCACCGAGATCCGCAGCGGCGGCAGCCCCTTCGAGTACGCGCTCTACTTCAACACGAAGTCCGCGGTCCTTTCGGAGACGGCTGTCCGCAAGGCCATCGCGCAGAGCATCGACCGGGCACAGATCGCGAAGATCCAGTTCCAGGGGCTCGACTACCGGGAGCCGCTGCCCGGTTCGGCGGTGCTGTACAGCTTCCAGAAGGGCTACCAGGACAATGTCTCGGCCGTACTGAAGCACGCGCCGGACGAGGCGGGGAAGGCGCTCGACGCGGCGGGCTGGAAGCCCGGCGCGGACGGCGTCCGGGTCAAGAACGGCAAGAAGCTCGACGTCGGGTACACGCTCCTCGGCGACGACCCGCTGGGCAAGGCCACCGCGGGCGCCCTCGCCGCGATGCTGAAGCCGGTCGGCGTCCACCTCGTCATCAAGAAGGGCGACGACGCGGACTTCTCCAAGGTCCTCAGCGACCGGCGCTTCGACCTCTTCCTCTCGGGCAACCGCTCCATGGACCCGTTCGGCGCCCGCTACCTGTGCGACTTCTACTGCTCGGACCGCGACTCCAACATCACCGGTGCGGGTACGCCGGCGCTGGACAAGGAGATCCGCGCCACCACGGAGATCGCCGATCTCGACCAGCAGTCCGCGGCGGTCAACAAGGTGGAGCGGAAGGCGCTGCGGCAGTACGCCTTCCTGCCGCTGTTCAGCGGTCCCTCGACCTACGGCGTGAAGAAGGGCCTGGCCAACGTCGGCGCGACCATCTTCAACACCCCGCTCCCGGAGACGGTCGGCTGGCAGAAGTGA
- the arsB gene encoding ACR3 family arsenite efflux transporter: MSAGTAAPAGPVAGRLSFLDRFLAGWILLAMAAGLGLGRLVPGLGDALAKVTVTGVSLPIALGLLVMMYPVLAKVRYDRLDTVTRNPRLLVPSLVLNWIVGPALMFALAWIFLPDLPEYRTGLIIVGLARCIAMVIIWNDLACGDREAAAVLVALNSVFQVIAFGLLGWFYLDLLPGWLGLEQTALDISVWEIARSVLIFLGIPLLAGFLTRRIGEKAKGRSWYETKLIPRIGPFALYGLLFTIVVLFALQGDAITSEPLDVLRIALPLLVYFAVMWAGSMGVGRAVGLDYPKATTLAFTAAGNNFELAIAVAIATFGATSGQALAGVVGPLIEVPVLIGLVYVALAARRFFPQSAPTAGPAVAPEGSARV, translated from the coding sequence GTGAGCGCCGGCACCGCGGCGCCCGCGGGGCCGGTCGCCGGGCGGCTGTCGTTCCTGGACCGCTTCCTCGCCGGGTGGATTCTCCTCGCGATGGCCGCCGGACTCGGTCTGGGCCGCCTCGTCCCTGGCCTGGGGGACGCGCTGGCGAAGGTGACGGTCACCGGGGTCTCGCTGCCGATCGCGCTCGGCCTGCTCGTGATGATGTACCCGGTCCTGGCGAAGGTCCGCTACGACCGCCTCGACACCGTCACCCGCAATCCACGCCTGCTGGTCCCGTCCCTGGTCCTGAACTGGATCGTCGGCCCGGCCCTGATGTTCGCGCTCGCCTGGATCTTCCTGCCCGACCTGCCGGAGTACCGCACCGGCCTGATCATCGTGGGCCTGGCCCGCTGCATCGCGATGGTCATCATCTGGAACGACCTCGCCTGCGGCGACCGCGAGGCCGCCGCCGTCCTCGTCGCCCTGAACTCCGTCTTCCAGGTGATCGCCTTCGGCCTGCTCGGCTGGTTCTACCTCGACCTGCTCCCCGGCTGGCTCGGCCTGGAACAGACCGCCCTGGACATCTCCGTATGGGAGATCGCCCGCTCGGTGCTGATCTTCCTCGGCATCCCGCTGCTGGCCGGATTCCTCACCCGCCGGATCGGCGAGAAGGCCAAGGGCCGCAGCTGGTACGAGACGAAGCTGATCCCGCGCATCGGTCCGTTCGCCCTGTACGGGCTGCTGTTCACGATCGTCGTGCTCTTCGCGCTCCAGGGCGACGCCATCACCTCCGAGCCGCTCGACGTCCTGCGGATCGCGCTGCCGCTGCTGGTGTACTTCGCCGTCATGTGGGCCGGGTCCATGGGCGTCGGCCGTGCCGTGGGACTCGACTACCCGAAGGCGACGACCCTGGCGTTCACCGCCGCCGGCAACAACTTCGAACTGGCCATCGCGGTCGCCATCGCCACCTTCGGTGCCACCTCCGGTCAGGCCCTCGCCGGGGTCGTCGGCCCGCTCATCGAGGTGCCCGTCCTCATCGGCCTGGTCTACGTCGCCCTGGCCGCCCGTCGCTTCTTCCCGCAGTCCGCACCGACGGCCGGACCGGCCGTCGCCCCGGAAGGTTCCGCCCGTGTCTGA